In Paenibacillus larvae subsp. larvae, the following proteins share a genomic window:
- a CDS encoding polysaccharide deacetylase family protein: MKTKAWSGAIRLTAITAVFAVLLVTAACGMTVSQDTTKKEKRALVLMYHHVVKDEETALLNDATITVGQLRDHLIALRHAGYNVIPMSDFVEMMEGGRGVPEKSVVLTFDDGYESFYTLVYPLLKEMGMTASNFVVGYSSDMYNPEAYPHLSWEQMKEMKKDGMSFYSHTYNLHHKHNTSKEGDPKPALTIAKYMPNKQRSEDANEYIRRVKTDLSFMEKRLKEELGEQISLLALPYGYINEQVLTVGQELGIKLFFLTEEGINHADQKEIYRINAGNPHITSGQLIERMAQFEKNET, encoded by the coding sequence TTGAAAACTAAAGCATGGAGTGGGGCCATCCGCCTTACGGCTATAACAGCAGTATTCGCAGTTTTGTTAGTAACAGCAGCTTGCGGGATGACCGTATCCCAAGATACTACAAAGAAGGAAAAACGGGCTCTTGTACTCATGTATCACCATGTCGTCAAGGATGAGGAAACAGCGCTTTTAAATGACGCCACCATCACAGTCGGACAGCTCCGCGACCATTTGATTGCATTACGGCATGCAGGTTATAATGTTATTCCAATGTCTGATTTTGTGGAGATGATGGAAGGAGGCAGAGGAGTCCCGGAAAAGTCTGTTGTTCTTACCTTTGATGATGGTTACGAGTCCTTTTATACCCTGGTTTATCCCCTTTTAAAAGAAATGGGGATGACTGCAAGCAATTTCGTTGTAGGTTATTCCTCTGATATGTATAACCCGGAAGCTTATCCGCATTTGAGCTGGGAACAGATGAAGGAGATGAAGAAGGACGGAATGAGCTTTTACAGCCATACGTATAATCTTCATCACAAGCATAACACCTCCAAGGAAGGAGACCCGAAGCCTGCGCTTACGATTGCCAAATATATGCCGAATAAGCAGCGTAGTGAAGACGCGAACGAATATATTCGGCGGGTCAAGACAGACTTGTCATTTATGGAAAAACGATTGAAAGAGGAACTGGGAGAGCAAATCAGCCTCCTGGCGTTACCTTACGGATATATAAATGAACAGGTGCTAACCGTTGGACAAGAACTTGGGATCAAACTGTTCTTTCTGACAGAGGAAGGCATCAATCATGCAGATCAAAAAGAAATTTACCGCATAAATGCCGGTAATCCGCATATTACTTCCGGACAGCTGATAGAGCGGATGGCACAATTCGAAAAAAATGAAACATGA
- a CDS encoding YhbD family protein, whose amino-acid sequence MDSDLISKKELLDLADISYGQLYRWKRKALIPEDWFIRKSTFTGQETFFPKDKILPRIEKIKEMKDNLSLDELADMFSPRPSDLNLNKEQFLNRNIVSLEVLERYATRTGTPGEYSFFQVFQMYILNRLLKTGEITLAEGETLLDLFLSQSPEGIQKGELLLIRKMGISVFLLTLEADQIIVEQGAKVRVKLSLHECVETLKGELMK is encoded by the coding sequence ATGGACTCAGACCTTATTTCAAAAAAAGAACTGCTGGACCTGGCAGATATCTCCTATGGCCAATTGTACAGATGGAAACGGAAAGCTTTGATTCCGGAAGACTGGTTTATCCGGAAATCCACTTTTACCGGACAGGAAACTTTTTTCCCGAAGGATAAAATATTGCCGCGCATTGAGAAAATCAAAGAAATGAAAGATAATTTGTCTCTTGATGAGTTGGCGGATATGTTTTCTCCCCGGCCCTCAGATTTAAATCTGAATAAAGAGCAATTTTTAAACCGTAATATTGTTTCATTAGAGGTGCTGGAACGTTACGCAACCCGTACCGGGACGCCAGGGGAGTACTCTTTCTTTCAAGTATTTCAAATGTACATCCTGAACCGGTTGCTGAAAACAGGAGAAATCACCTTAGCTGAAGGGGAGACGTTACTTGATCTGTTCTTATCACAGTCCCCGGAAGGCATCCAAAAAGGGGAATTGCTTTTGATCCGCAAAATGGGGATTTCCGTTTTTCTTCTAACTCTGGAGGCTGACCAAATAATAGTAGAACAAGGAGCGAAAGTAAGAGTAAAACTTTCTTTACATGAATGTGTGGAAACCCTGAAAGGGGAATTAATGAAATAG
- a CDS encoding amino acid permease, protein MSNELIRGLTARHLTMISLGGSIGTGLFLASGGAISQAGPGGALLAYAAIGIMVYFLMTSLGELAAYMPVPRSFSTYATKFVDPSLGFALGWNYWYNWAITIAAELSAATLIMKYWFPDSSSFLWSALFLALMYGLNRLSVRVYGESEYWFAIIKVVTVIIFIIIGILMIFGILGGEYVGFSNLTIGDAPFHGGFFAMLGVFMAAGFSFQGTELIGVAAGESEHPEKNIPRAIKQIFWRILLFYILAIFIIGILIPYTSPNLVHADVNAISMSPFTLVFQKAGFAFAAAVMNAVILTSVLSAGNSGMYASTRILWVLAKEGKAPKFLGKLNKKGVPVYALLLTAMVGMLAFLSSGFGDGQVYVWLLNASGMSGFIAWLGIAISHYRFRKAYVAQGYNVGELPYRAKLFPFGPFFAFILCMIVIIGQSYTAFENGTVDWTALLAAYIGIPLFLIVWLGYKFTKKTKIVPLEECEIVSRKEK, encoded by the coding sequence ATGTCTAATGAATTAATTCGCGGGTTAACAGCCCGGCATTTAACGATGATCTCGCTCGGCGGTTCCATCGGTACGGGACTGTTTTTGGCCAGTGGAGGCGCTATCAGCCAGGCTGGCCCCGGCGGAGCCTTGTTGGCTTATGCCGCAATCGGTATTATGGTTTATTTTTTAATGACAAGCTTAGGGGAACTTGCGGCTTATATGCCAGTCCCGAGATCTTTCAGCACCTATGCAACCAAATTTGTCGATCCGTCCCTTGGGTTTGCCTTGGGCTGGAATTATTGGTACAACTGGGCAATCACAATCGCTGCGGAATTATCAGCAGCGACCCTGATTATGAAGTACTGGTTCCCGGATAGCTCTTCCTTTCTATGGAGTGCTTTATTTCTTGCTTTGATGTACGGACTTAACCGTTTGTCTGTCCGTGTTTATGGCGAGTCAGAGTATTGGTTTGCCATTATTAAAGTGGTTACAGTCATTATTTTTATCATCATCGGAATTCTAATGATATTTGGCATTTTAGGTGGTGAGTATGTGGGGTTTTCTAACCTGACGATCGGAGATGCTCCATTTCATGGCGGATTTTTCGCTATGCTTGGCGTGTTTATGGCTGCCGGTTTTTCATTTCAGGGTACAGAACTGATCGGAGTTGCCGCAGGTGAGAGTGAACATCCTGAGAAAAACATTCCCCGTGCCATCAAACAAATCTTTTGGCGGATTCTTCTATTTTACATTCTGGCCATTTTTATCATCGGGATATTGATTCCTTATACGAGTCCAAATTTGGTCCATGCTGATGTGAATGCTATTTCAATGAGTCCGTTTACGCTGGTTTTTCAAAAAGCCGGATTTGCCTTCGCTGCTGCAGTAATGAACGCGGTCATCCTGACTTCAGTTTTATCCGCCGGTAACTCCGGAATGTATGCTTCTACACGGATTTTATGGGTACTAGCCAAAGAAGGCAAAGCCCCTAAATTTCTTGGAAAGCTTAACAAGAAAGGGGTTCCGGTTTATGCCCTGCTGTTGACCGCTATGGTCGGCATGCTCGCTTTTCTTTCCTCCGGATTCGGAGATGGGCAGGTTTATGTATGGCTGCTGAATGCTTCGGGCATGTCTGGATTTATTGCTTGGCTGGGGATCGCCATAAGTCATTACCGCTTTAGAAAAGCCTATGTTGCTCAAGGGTACAACGTCGGGGAACTGCCTTACCGGGCCAAACTGTTTCCGTTCGGACCTTTTTTTGCCTTTATCCTTTGTATGATCGTGATTATTGGGCAAAGCTACACTGCTTTTGAAAATGGTACTGTAGACTGGACAGCTTTACTTGCAGCCTATATCGGCATTCCATTATTCCTGATTGTCTGGCTCGGCTATAAATTCACGAAGAAAACCAAAATTGTACCTTTGGAAGAATGTGAAATAGTAAGCAGGAAAGAGAAATAG
- the serS gene encoding serine--tRNA ligase, translating to MLDIRFIREKAQLLQEIADNKNISLSIYDLLKLDEERSRLLVHVESIRKQRNELAKQIPMLLVQKKNEEAEQCKAESKQLQTRLADSEQELRRVQSAFDEMMLLVPNIVSPDTPVGKSDADNVPVRYWEKPVKFPFEIQDHVVLGKNLDLFDLPRGVKMAGSRNYVLKGDGVLLHRAVQQLAIDLLLRKNFTLMDVPVLVREESLQNTGYFPLGREQTFSIRNEDKFLAGTSEVSLVSCFSGDIVDVTEPIRLAAATYCFRKEVGAAGKDVRGLYRVHQFAKVEQVVFCRNDRDESESVLQEITANAEELLQMLELPYRVVAVCTGDMSQKTYKQYDIETWMPSRGDYGETHSSSNLHDFQSRRSNIRYRDERGNLEYCHTLNNTAVASPRILIPLLENHQREDGSVYLPPALRPYMGGRKELRAPKFD from the coding sequence ATGTTAGACATTCGATTTATTCGTGAGAAGGCACAGTTGCTGCAAGAAATAGCGGATAATAAAAACATTTCCCTAAGTATTTACGACCTGCTGAAACTGGATGAGGAAAGAAGTCGGTTGCTGGTCCATGTGGAAAGCATCCGCAAACAGCGGAACGAATTAGCCAAACAGATTCCCATGCTGCTGGTACAGAAAAAAAATGAAGAGGCGGAGCAGTGCAAAGCTGAATCCAAACAGCTTCAAACCAGATTAGCAGATTCCGAACAGGAACTTAGACGGGTCCAATCCGCATTTGACGAAATGATGCTGCTCGTTCCGAACATCGTCTCCCCGGATACTCCTGTCGGGAAATCGGACGCGGATAATGTCCCTGTCCGATATTGGGAGAAACCTGTCAAATTCCCTTTTGAGATTCAGGATCATGTCGTTCTTGGAAAAAATCTAGATTTGTTTGATTTACCAAGAGGGGTCAAGATGGCAGGCAGCCGCAATTATGTATTAAAAGGAGATGGGGTTTTACTCCACCGTGCCGTACAGCAGCTTGCCATTGATTTATTGCTTCGCAAAAACTTTACCCTGATGGATGTACCTGTCCTGGTACGGGAAGAATCCCTTCAAAATACGGGTTATTTCCCACTCGGCCGGGAACAGACTTTCTCCATCCGCAATGAGGATAAGTTTCTTGCGGGCACTTCGGAGGTATCACTGGTTTCCTGCTTCAGCGGTGATATTGTGGATGTAACCGAACCGATCCGTTTGGCTGCCGCAACTTACTGTTTCCGTAAAGAAGTCGGGGCAGCAGGTAAAGACGTACGCGGACTTTACCGTGTTCATCAGTTTGCCAAAGTCGAACAAGTAGTTTTCTGCCGAAATGATCGGGACGAATCCGAATCGGTTCTACAGGAAATTACGGCAAATGCCGAGGAATTACTGCAGATGCTGGAACTCCCCTACCGTGTGGTCGCTGTCTGTACAGGAGATATGTCGCAAAAAACATATAAACAGTATGATATTGAGACTTGGATGCCTAGTCGCGGAGATTACGGTGAGACCCACTCGTCTTCAAATCTTCATGATTTCCAATCACGCCGTTCCAATATCCGCTACCGGGATGAAAGAGGTAATTTAGAGTATTGCCATACATTGAACAATACCGCGGTAGCTTCGCCGAGAATATTAATCCCTCTTCTCGAAAATCACCAGAGAGAAG